The following coding sequences lie in one candidate division Zixibacteria bacterium HGW-Zixibacteria-1 genomic window:
- a CDS encoding prenyltransferase, with protein MFMAKIKGLAGLFRFELPFSAGVCVVMGQLFALGKFASLSQTILGFGAVFFVSASILVLNDYFDVETDKVNAPDRPIPAGLVTPSEALLLSIIILFIGLIFGYLISIIALLCSIVLFIVGFLYNWRFKRTGLLGNIMVSFSVGMTFIYGGVSVGLPFNKIVLFFSIIAALIDLGEEIAADAMDIHGDTLIHSNSIAIKYGRDTALRISIYIFFLVVFLTSIPIIMNWFSTIYLIPFVVMDSAIVYSSIRLLKAGDVEGRKYIRWIYLGSTLGLLIFILIRLIKR; from the coding sequence ATGTTTATGGCTAAAATCAAGGGTCTTGCAGGATTATTCCGATTTGAACTGCCATTCTCGGCCGGAGTGTGCGTGGTTATGGGGCAATTGTTTGCATTGGGGAAATTTGCCTCCCTTTCCCAAACAATACTTGGTTTCGGAGCGGTATTTTTTGTTTCTGCTTCAATATTAGTATTAAACGATTATTTCGATGTTGAGACCGATAAAGTAAATGCTCCCGACAGGCCGATTCCCGCGGGTCTGGTTACGCCGTCGGAAGCTCTATTACTTTCAATAATTATTTTATTCATTGGTCTTATCTTCGGTTATTTGATCAGTATAATTGCACTATTATGCTCAATCGTTTTATTTATTGTTGGATTTCTTTATAACTGGAGATTTAAAAGGACCGGATTACTTGGGAATATTATGGTAAGTTTTTCGGTCGGAATGACATTTATTTATGGAGGGGTTTCAGTCGGATTGCCGTTTAATAAAATTGTCTTGTTTTTTTCCATAATTGCCGCACTGATAGATCTTGGAGAAGAAATTGCTGCTGATGCAATGGATATACATGGAGATACTCTTATACATTCGAATTCAATTGCCATTAAATATGGGCGCGATACGGCTCTCAGAATAAGTATTTATATATTCTTTCTGGTTGTTTTCCTAACGAGCATTCCCATCATAATGAATTGGTTTTCAACCATTTATTTAATACCGTTCGTTGTCATGGATTCGGCAATTGTCTATTCCTCGATCAGATTATTGAAAGCCGGCGATGTTGAGGGGAGAAAATATATCCGTTGGATTTATTTAGGATCAACATTAGGATTGTTGATTTTTATATTAATCAGGCTTATTAAGCGATAA
- a CDS encoding magnesium chelatase: MKINSKGNMKDIKTLGGLKKAGYKPLSVKDELRKNLIEMIKSGRKRFPGIIGYDRTVLPQIENAILSRHDFILLGLRGQAKTRILRELMSLLDEYIPVIKGSLLNENPFQPISSKYKNLASETGDNLEIEWLHRSERYHEKLATPDVSVADLIGDIDPIKAVRERLDLSDEDVIHWGIVPRTNRGIFAINELPDLQPRIQVSLLNILEENDIQIRGFPIRIPLDMLLVFTANPEDYTNRGNIITPLKDRIASQINTHYPDSLEDAKRITAQEAWSERTSKIDVPEVIRDIIEEISFEARNSEYVDQTSGVSARLSISAYENLLSNIERRAAINNETELFPRICDLYSLIASIVGKIELVYEGELEGPTTLAVNLIGSAVKNAFDRTFPPPRSERKRGNDTIVDENIYEPVQDFFASGKHLEISDEMSNEDYRASLDQIVGLKKLAQKYYKPKDEPETYLAMELILEGLHRSNVIAKESPDNKFIYADMLENILRG; the protein is encoded by the coding sequence ATGAAAATAAACAGTAAGGGAAATATGAAAGACATAAAGACTCTCGGCGGCCTGAAAAAAGCAGGCTATAAACCGCTCTCCGTCAAAGACGAGCTTCGCAAAAACCTGATTGAAATGATCAAATCCGGCCGGAAACGCTTTCCCGGAATAATCGGCTATGACCGGACCGTCCTGCCGCAGATCGAGAATGCCATTTTGTCCCGTCACGATTTTATCCTCCTCGGTCTTCGCGGACAGGCTAAGACCAGAATTCTCAGGGAGTTAATGTCCCTGCTGGATGAATATATTCCTGTCATCAAAGGCAGCCTGCTCAATGAGAATCCGTTTCAGCCCATTTCATCGAAATACAAGAATCTGGCTTCCGAAACGGGTGATAACCTCGAAATCGAATGGCTTCACCGGTCCGAACGCTATCACGAAAAACTGGCCACACCCGATGTTTCGGTGGCCGATCTGATCGGCGACATCGACCCGATCAAAGCGGTCCGCGAGCGGCTCGACCTCTCGGATGAAGACGTTATCCATTGGGGTATAGTTCCCCGCACCAATCGCGGCATCTTTGCCATCAATGAACTGCCCGACCTGCAGCCCCGTATTCAGGTTTCGCTGTTGAATATTCTCGAGGAAAACGATATCCAGATTCGCGGCTTTCCGATTCGTATCCCGCTTGACATGCTCCTGGTTTTCACGGCCAATCCCGAAGACTATACCAACCGCGGCAATATTATTACGCCGCTCAAAGATCGTATTGCATCGCAGATTAATACGCATTACCCCGACAGCCTCGAGGATGCCAAACGAATCACCGCTCAGGAAGCCTGGTCGGAGCGGACCTCCAAAATCGACGTACCGGAAGTGATCCGCGATATTATCGAGGAAATTTCCTTCGAGGCCCGCAACAGCGAATATGTCGATCAGACATCAGGTGTCTCGGCCAGATTATCGATATCGGCCTATGAAAACCTGCTGTCGAATATCGAACGGCGTGCCGCCATCAACAACGAAACAGAGCTTTTCCCGCGCATCTGCGACCTGTATTCTCTTATCGCCTCCATCGTCGGCAAGATCGAGCTGGTCTATGAAGGGGAACTCGAGGGTCCGACCACCCTGGCCGTAAACCTTATCGGCAGCGCCGTCAAGAACGCCTTCGACCGCACCTTCCCGCCTCCCCGGAGCGAACGCAAGCGCGGCAATGATACGATCGTCGATGAAAACATTTATGAACCGGTGCAGGATTTCTTCGCCTCCGGCAAGCACCTCGAAATATCGGACGAGATGTCGAATGAAGATTACCGAGCAAGCCTCGACCAGATTGTCGGCCTCAAAAAACTGGCACAGAAATACTACAAGCCGAAGGATGAGCCTGAAACGTACCTGGCCATGGAACTGATTCTCGAAGGATTGCACCGTTCGAATGTCATCGCCAAAGAGTCGCCGGATAACAAGTTTATCTATGCCGACATGCTGGAAAACATCCTCAGGGGTTAA
- a CDS encoding GNAT family N-acetyltransferase — MNKEPISLTPAAEGDIQLIRALLEQNGLPGQDIDDKIGCLFMAYHGSELVGIGGMEIYGRYGLLRSLVTLDKFRGGGYGKIITQQLLDHARAEGLSAVYLLTTTAAKFFEKMGFDYIERAAVPEPIANTTEFTSLCPDSADCMMLKLRP; from the coding sequence ATGAATAAAGAACCAATTAGTCTGACCCCGGCAGCAGAGGGTGATATTCAGTTGATTCGGGCGCTGCTTGAACAAAACGGCCTGCCCGGGCAGGATATTGACGACAAAATCGGCTGTCTCTTCATGGCTTATCACGGTTCGGAACTGGTCGGAATCGGCGGGATGGAAATTTACGGGCGGTACGGTCTGCTGCGGTCGTTGGTGACACTGGATAAATTCCGCGGCGGGGGATATGGTAAGATAATCACGCAGCAATTGCTTGACCATGCCAGGGCTGAAGGCTTGTCCGCAGTGTATCTTCTGACCACCACGGCGGCGAAGTTTTTCGAGAAGATGGGCTTTGATTATATCGAGCGAGCGGCGGTGCCGGAGCCGATCGCGAACACGACCGAATTCACCAGCCTATGTCCCGACTCGGCCGATTGCATGATGCTGAAATTGCGACCATAG
- a CDS encoding S9 family peptidase, translating into MLICLTAAAQDNSLSEPVYQMPPDEIAALIDAPPTPRISIGPDGEWMAILDRPGYPSIEELALPELRLAGLRIDPKVSGPSRISYYTGITFKKIASLDDKELAGLPEKARIGNFSWSPDGQKIAFTNTSPEGIELWVADIDKAIAMRLGQFYLNDIYGSPYYWHPDSRTLICKIIPPDRGDAPEASPVPSGPVIRQNDGEIAPAVTYADLLMNSHDEALLEYFLQCQLTIISLDGEMRNIGRSGMIAGAEPSPDGQYILVETIHRPFSYTVPISRFPRLVEVWNLEGTVVRKVVDQPLAENIPTVSDAVRTGPRDINWRSDEAAMLYWAEALDNGDPRLEAEVRDQIYTLVAPFKGNPIPLFALNFRYNFIIWSSDDLAIIYEKWWKTRNIKAWAFAPGSMRVDPELIFDYSREDRYHHPGTPMTHNNEAGKEVLLLSKDGKSMFLTGEGGSPEGDRPFLDKLNLVTKEKTRLWQSEAPYYETVLDLPDPGDSKILTMRESITEPPNAFVRDLDNAKLEQITFFPNPTPQLMEIQKEQIRYAREDGLSLTATLYLPAGYTPESGPLPMLMWAYPTEFKSADAAGQVTDSPYRFIRVGWWSPILWVTRGYAILDDAGMPIVGEGDEEPNDSFVEQLVADARAAVDEVVRRGVADRNRIAVGGHSYGAFMAANLLAHSDLFRAGLARSGAYNRTLTPFGFQNEDRTLWESPETYYEMSPFMHVDSINEPILLVHGELDNNSGTYPMQSERFYNALKGYGATVRLVMLPYESHSYRARESIMHVLWESDRWLEKYVKNAPPREVDNLSRQSTDN; encoded by the coding sequence ATGCTTATCTGCCTGACCGCTGCCGCGCAGGATAACTCACTGTCGGAGCCGGTGTACCAAATGCCCCCCGATGAAATTGCGGCCCTGATTGATGCCCCCCCCACACCCCGAATATCGATTGGCCCGGACGGGGAATGGATGGCAATTCTGGATCGGCCGGGATACCCTTCGATCGAGGAGTTGGCACTGCCGGAATTACGCCTGGCCGGTCTTCGCATCGACCCGAAGGTAAGCGGGCCAAGCCGGATTTCTTACTACACCGGGATTACTTTCAAAAAAATAGCCAGTCTTGATGATAAAGAATTGGCCGGTCTGCCGGAAAAAGCTCGTATCGGTAATTTTTCGTGGTCGCCCGACGGCCAAAAAATAGCCTTTACGAATACCTCACCGGAGGGCATCGAGTTATGGGTCGCCGACATAGATAAAGCAATAGCTATGCGGCTCGGGCAATTTTATCTCAATGATATCTACGGCAGTCCCTACTACTGGCATCCTGACAGCAGAACTCTTATATGCAAAATTATACCCCCCGACCGGGGTGACGCTCCGGAAGCATCCCCGGTACCTTCCGGCCCGGTCATTCGGCAAAACGACGGTGAAATCGCGCCCGCTGTGACCTATGCCGACCTTCTCATGAACAGTCATGATGAGGCTCTTCTCGAATATTTTCTACAATGCCAGCTCACCATAATTTCACTGGATGGCGAAATGCGGAACATCGGCCGATCCGGAATGATTGCCGGGGCGGAACCGTCGCCTGACGGTCAGTACATTCTGGTGGAAACTATTCACCGCCCGTTTTCCTATACGGTGCCGATTTCACGTTTTCCCCGGCTGGTGGAGGTTTGGAATCTGGAAGGCACGGTTGTCCGCAAAGTCGTCGATCAGCCGCTGGCCGAAAATATTCCAACGGTCAGCGATGCTGTCCGGACCGGGCCAAGGGATATCAATTGGCGCAGCGATGAGGCAGCCATGCTTTATTGGGCCGAGGCTCTCGATAACGGCGACCCGCGTCTGGAAGCGGAGGTAAGGGACCAGATATACACACTGGTGGCACCCTTTAAAGGGAATCCGATTCCGCTTTTTGCCCTCAATTTCAGATATAATTTCATAATCTGGAGCAGTGACGACCTGGCCATTATTTATGAAAAATGGTGGAAAACGCGAAATATAAAAGCCTGGGCCTTCGCGCCCGGTTCCATGAGAGTCGATCCGGAGCTTATTTTCGATTATTCCCGTGAGGATCGCTACCATCACCCCGGAACACCCATGACCCATAACAATGAGGCCGGTAAAGAAGTGCTCCTCCTGAGCAAAGACGGCAAAAGCATGTTCCTGACCGGCGAAGGCGGCTCGCCCGAGGGAGACCGGCCTTTTTTGGATAAATTGAATCTGGTGACCAAAGAAAAGACGCGGCTGTGGCAGTCGGAGGCCCCGTACTATGAAACGGTCCTGGACCTGCCCGATCCCGGTGATTCGAAAATTTTGACCATGCGGGAATCGATTACGGAACCGCCCAATGCTTTCGTGCGTGATCTCGATAATGCGAAACTCGAGCAAATAACCTTCTTCCCGAACCCGACACCGCAATTGATGGAGATTCAAAAGGAGCAGATTCGGTATGCGCGCGAGGACGGGCTTTCCCTGACCGCCACGTTATATCTTCCGGCCGGATACACGCCGGAGAGCGGTCCCCTGCCGATGCTCATGTGGGCGTACCCGACAGAATTCAAAAGCGCCGATGCCGCCGGGCAGGTGACCGATTCACCCTATCGTTTTATTCGCGTCGGCTGGTGGTCGCCCATCCTCTGGGTGACCCGCGGCTATGCGATACTTGATGATGCCGGTATGCCGATCGTGGGCGAAGGCGACGAAGAACCCAATGATTCCTTCGTCGAACAACTGGTGGCCGATGCCAGGGCTGCCGTCGATGAAGTCGTCCGGCGCGGTGTCGCCGACCGTAACCGAATCGCTGTCGGCGGGCACTCCTACGGCGCCTTTATGGCCGCCAACCTGCTGGCCCATTCCGATCTGTTCCGGGCCGGTCTGGCGCGCTCCGGCGCCTATAACCGCACGCTGACACCGTTCGGTTTTCAGAATGAGGACCGGACCTTATGGGAATCGCCCGAGACTTATTATGAAATGTCGCCGTTCATGCATGTGGACAGTATCAATGAGCCGATCCTGCTTGTTCACGGCGAACTCGACAACAATTCCGGAACGTACCCGATGCAAAGTGAGCGTTTCTATAATGCACTCAAGGGCTACGGCGCGACGGTGCGGCTGGTGATGCTTCCTTACGAAAGTCACAGCTATCGTGCGAGGGAGTCTATCATGCACGTTCTCTGGGAGTCCGACCGCTGGCTGGAGAAGTACGTCAAGAACGCCCCACCGAGGGAAGTAGACAATCTATCAAGGCAGTCTACGGATAATTGA
- a CDS encoding RNA polymerase subunit sigma-24, whose protein sequence is MNQEDNVEDTAAIIQRILSGDNRAFERVINDHQRLVNHIVYRMVSNPGDREDVCQDIFMKVYQNLVGFRLDSKLSTWIARIAYNRCIDYLNKNRVPVIDEEFDEAIAEITDESATPEKKLMEANLSSLLQEEINHLSVQFRTIVTLYHLDELSYAEIGDVMSIPEGTVKNYLFRARKLLRERLTAKYTEEEFRP, encoded by the coding sequence ATTAATCAGGAAGATAATGTGGAAGACACGGCAGCAATAATCCAGAGGATACTGTCCGGTGACAATCGAGCCTTTGAAAGAGTGATAAATGACCACCAAAGGCTGGTAAATCACATTGTTTACAGGATGGTATCCAATCCGGGGGACCGGGAAGATGTTTGTCAGGATATTTTTATGAAAGTTTACCAGAATCTGGTCGGATTTAGACTGGACTCGAAACTTTCGACCTGGATTGCCAGAATTGCATATAACAGATGTATTGATTATCTTAATAAGAACAGAGTGCCGGTAATTGATGAGGAATTCGATGAGGCGATTGCGGAGATCACCGATGAGTCAGCGACACCGGAGAAAAAGCTGATGGAGGCGAACTTATCGAGTCTGTTGCAGGAGGAAATAAATCATCTTTCGGTGCAGTTCCGAACAATCGTAACTTTGTATCATCTCGATGAACTCAGTTATGCCGAAATCGGCGATGTGATGTCGATACCCGAAGGGACCGTCAAGAATTATCTTTTTCGGGCGAGAAAGTTATTAAGAGAGAGGCTGACAGCCAAATATACAGAGGAGGAGTTTCGGCCGTGA
- the murQ gene encoding N-acetylmuramic acid 6-phosphate etherase codes for MNSDARKDLIDILSRLGTEQVNPDTVEIDTLPPLEIVRKINNEDKKVAQVVEKTLPQIAVAAETAAAALKNGGRIIYIGAGTSGRLGVLDAAECPPTFGTDPSQVVGLISGGYDTLLLSIEGAEDHTDWAVEDLDRIRLDKSDFVIGIAASVRTPYTLAGVEYAISQGCRTALIVCNKTDILKIKPDILIELPVGAEAITGSTRMKSGTAQKMTLNMITTAAMILLGKTYGNLMVDLKARSEKLESRSRKILMDFLGIDYDEADRLLKEAGDSVKTAIVMKKLSVSRDEAEEKLIEADGFLKRIF; via the coding sequence ATGAATTCCGATGCCAGAAAAGATTTGATCGACATCCTCTCGCGACTGGGAACCGAGCAGGTCAATCCCGACACGGTTGAAATCGATACCCTGCCGCCGCTCGAGATTGTCCGTAAAATCAACAATGAAGATAAAAAAGTGGCCCAGGTGGTGGAGAAGACGCTTCCGCAGATTGCCGTTGCCGCCGAGACGGCCGCGGCAGCTCTTAAGAACGGCGGGCGAATCATATATATCGGCGCCGGCACATCGGGGCGGCTGGGCGTGCTCGATGCCGCCGAATGTCCGCCCACTTTCGGCACCGATCCCTCGCAGGTGGTCGGCCTTATCTCCGGCGGTTATGACACGCTCCTTCTTTCCATAGAAGGCGCCGAGGATCATACCGACTGGGCGGTGGAGGATCTCGACCGTATCAGGCTGGATAAGTCTGATTTTGTGATCGGCATTGCCGCTTCTGTCAGAACCCCGTACACTCTTGCCGGAGTGGAGTATGCCATATCCCAAGGATGCCGCACCGCTCTGATTGTTTGCAATAAAACCGATATTTTGAAGATAAAGCCGGATATCTTAATTGAGCTTCCGGTGGGTGCCGAAGCCATTACCGGATCGACGCGGATGAAATCCGGAACTGCCCAAAAGATGACGCTCAACATGATCACCACCGCCGCCATGATCCTGCTTGGCAAGACTTATGGCAACCTTATGGTCGATCTCAAGGCCCGGTCGGAAAAGCTCGAATCCCGCTCCCGCAAGATTTTGATGGATTTTCTGGGAATCGATTATGACGAGGCGGACCGGCTGCTCAAAGAAGCCGGTGACTCGGTCAAAACGGCCATCGTGATGAAAAAATTATCTGTCTCGCGTGATGAAGCGGAAGAGAAACTTATTGAAGCGGATGGGTTTCTGAAAAGGATTTTTTAA
- a CDS encoding RNA polymerase subunit sigma-24: MSSRQSEEARNKERFEKEALVHIESLFRTALRMTKNEGDADDLVQETFLKAWRFWDKFQEGSNCRAWLFKIMTNIFINNYRAKAWTPQTIDLEDVDDDFLFGQLSALGPSDDPEKHFFNKVFDDDVKKAIEELPEDFRLVVVLSFLEGFSYQEIADIVNLNIGTVKSRLHRGRKLLQKSLWEYAVKNGFVKEAAK; encoded by the coding sequence ATGAGCAGCCGGCAATCAGAAGAAGCAAGAAACAAGGAAAGATTCGAAAAAGAGGCGTTGGTTCATATCGAATCGCTCTTTAGAACCGCCTTGCGGATGACAAAGAACGAGGGTGATGCCGACGATCTTGTTCAGGAGACTTTCCTCAAAGCGTGGCGTTTCTGGGATAAGTTCCAGGAAGGTTCTAACTGCCGGGCGTGGTTGTTCAAGATAATGACCAATATCTTTATCAACAACTACCGCGCCAAAGCATGGACGCCACAGACGATTGACCTCGAAGATGTTGATGATGATTTCCTTTTCGGTCAATTGTCCGCGCTGGGTCCTTCCGATGATCCCGAGAAGCATTTTTTCAACAAGGTATTTGACGATGATGTTAAGAAGGCGATTGAAGAGCTTCCGGAAGACTTTCGACTGGTTGTGGTGCTTTCCTTCCTTGAAGGATTTAGTTATCAGGAGATCGCTGATATCGTTAACCTTAACATTGGCACAGTTAAATCCCGTTTACACCGGGGGCGGAAACTCCTTCAAAAGTCATTATGGGAGTATGCGGTGAAAAATGGTTTTGTTAAGGAAGCAGCTAAATGA
- the selD gene encoding selenide, water dikinase SelD — MNDKRKETEIKLTAEVSCAGUASKLGPKFLAEVLMELPVETNPNLLVGFNKADDAGIYKINDRQALVQTVDFFPPIVDDPYAFGQIAAANALSDIYAMGGTPLTALNIVGFPAGMDPKILTEILRGGSDKIHEAGAAVVGGHSIKDKELKYGVACTGIIDIDKIIKNDGAKPGDILFLTKPLGTGIIATAIKQNRASPLDISTVTAQMAQLNKPAAELMVKHQAHAATDITGFGLLGHAFEMADASGVTIEFDYSCLPLLPNAVAFARAGALTGGASANRDYLSDKAKISAALKMEETDILFDAQTSGGLLIAFAESPAAAFKDEAVKAGIEVWQIGRVVEKADPAILVK; from the coding sequence ATGAATGATAAGCGTAAAGAAACGGAAATAAAGCTGACGGCTGAAGTTTCCTGTGCCGGCTGAGCCTCGAAACTGGGGCCAAAGTTTTTGGCCGAAGTTTTGATGGAATTGCCGGTGGAAACGAACCCCAATCTGCTGGTTGGTTTCAACAAGGCGGATGATGCCGGTATTTATAAGATTAATGACCGGCAGGCACTGGTCCAGACGGTCGATTTTTTCCCGCCGATTGTCGATGATCCGTATGCCTTCGGACAAATTGCCGCCGCCAATGCTCTGTCGGATATTTATGCCATGGGTGGGACACCGCTGACGGCCCTGAATATTGTCGGTTTTCCGGCCGGGATGGATCCAAAAATTCTGACCGAGATTCTTCGCGGCGGCTCGGACAAAATTCATGAAGCCGGGGCCGCCGTGGTCGGCGGACATTCCATCAAAGATAAGGAACTTAAGTACGGGGTGGCCTGTACCGGAATTATCGACATCGATAAAATTATTAAAAATGACGGGGCCAAGCCGGGCGACATTTTATTTCTGACCAAACCTCTTGGAACCGGAATCATTGCCACCGCCATCAAGCAGAACCGCGCCTCGCCGCTCGATATCAGCACCGTTACCGCCCAAATGGCCCAATTAAACAAACCGGCGGCCGAGCTGATGGTGAAACACCAAGCGCATGCCGCCACCGATATTACCGGCTTCGGGCTACTTGGCCATGCTTTCGAGATGGCCGATGCTTCCGGGGTCACGATCGAATTCGACTATTCCTGTCTGCCGCTGCTTCCGAATGCCGTCGCTTTTGCCCGCGCCGGGGCCCTGACCGGCGGAGCCTCCGCCAACCGAGATTATCTGAGCGATAAGGCGAAAATCAGCGCAGCATTGAAAATGGAAGAAACCGATATATTATTCGACGCCCAGACATCCGGCGGGCTCCTGATTGCTTTCGCCGAAAGCCCGGCGGCTGCTTTTAAAGATGAGGCTGTTAAGGCCGGCATTGAGGTATGGCAAATCGGCCGCGTCGTCGAAAAAGCGGACCCGGCCATATTAGTGAAGTAA